In Pedobacter sp. WC2423, the following are encoded in one genomic region:
- a CDS encoding alpha/beta hydrolase fold domain-containing protein, with translation MKRIILIAGLLWTTHLAVAQDTIQVKKVNYPVGFSEQLNVIYTRVDDWDGKLDLYLPSAQRSPAPLLINIHGGGWNKGTKESQSGFTAFFKKGYAVANLEYRLTAKATAPAAVEDTRCALIYLISHAQQLHIDVNKIVIMGASAGGHLALMGGLLENDHLFDGNCKGTENIKVAAIIDKYGITDVWDWGYGKLKTSKSATSWLGAKALDQEFAKSVSPLFQVKKTSPPVFIVHGDADPIVPYEQSVALKNRLDELGVKNEFITVKGGLHGKFQPADNSMVNAKIMEFLKGLGL, from the coding sequence ATGAAAAGAATTATACTGATTGCCGGGCTGCTATGGACAACTCATCTTGCAGTGGCACAAGACACTATACAGGTTAAAAAAGTGAATTACCCGGTTGGATTCAGTGAACAGCTGAATGTGATTTATACCCGGGTGGATGACTGGGATGGGAAATTAGATTTATACCTCCCGTCTGCACAGCGATCACCTGCCCCACTGCTCATCAACATTCATGGTGGTGGCTGGAACAAAGGGACGAAGGAATCTCAAAGTGGTTTTACTGCCTTTTTTAAAAAGGGATATGCAGTGGCTAATCTTGAATACCGGCTCACTGCTAAAGCGACCGCTCCGGCAGCAGTAGAAGATACCAGGTGTGCCCTGATTTATTTAATCAGCCATGCGCAGCAGCTACATATTGACGTGAATAAAATCGTCATTATGGGCGCTTCCGCTGGTGGTCATCTTGCACTGATGGGTGGCCTGCTGGAAAATGATCATTTGTTTGATGGGAATTGTAAAGGCACGGAAAATATCAAGGTAGCAGCGATCATTGATAAATATGGAATTACCGATGTCTGGGATTGGGGTTACGGAAAATTAAAAACCAGTAAATCTGCGACTAGCTGGTTAGGGGCTAAAGCATTGGATCAGGAATTTGCAAAATCTGTTTCTCCACTATTCCAGGTCAAAAAGACAAGTCCGCCGGTATTCATCGTGCATGGGGATGCCGATCCGATTGTGCCTTATGAACAGTCTGTTGCTTTAAAAAACAGGCTCGATGAACTGGGTGTTAAAAATGAATTCATTACTGTAAAAGGTGGCTTGCATGGTAAGTTCCAGCCAGCAGATAACTCGATGGTCAATGCAAAGATTATGGAGTTTCTGAAAGGTCTGGGCCTATAA
- a CDS encoding heparinase II/III family protein: MMNYLKKLVMGLICLIFGLSVHAQQHPSIMLTKANITALRKGISTYPLLGKSYKKIKSAADKAIQEPVNVPVPKDAGGGATHEQHKKNYLNILNCGIAYQLSGDKKYAAYVEALLLKYASEYQKWPLHPKRKEGHQGGRIFWQSLNDFVWQVYTIQGYDLVYEAIAPAKRQQIETGLFIPAVKFFTEDCAETFNKIHNHATWAVAATGMTGYVINKPEYVAMALKGTAKDGKAGYLAQIDQLFSPEGYYTEGPYYQRYALLPFLIFAKTINNYQPALKIFQYRNQLLAKAIETSLQLTYTDGTFFPFNDAVKGKTYESAELVYGVDIAYADIKPQPELLDIVNKQDQVIISDAGLKIAADVAAGKTKPFVYKTMLITDGATGKDGGIGILRAGTNEDQQAVLIKATSQGMGHGHFDRLNLLYDDNNVEVFPDYGSARFINIESKKGGDYLPENKSWAKQTVAHNTLTVDETSNFKGNADRAQQTAAEILYFKDDGKLKVISAAENNAYPGVKMTRTTALLKVEALQKSLMIDVFRVDADKVHQYDLPFWYKGHLTDSSVQLKSFTDQLKALGTQYGYQHIWLNAEQTVPKQTGYLTLLNNKRFYTINFATQSPVNLKLLTLGANDPDQNLLESKAFMFSSKGSKTQTFFTVTETHGSTNTVDETTYGASGNVSELKIITAGPEQISVSFKVKGKLYQYQINFKNKENLIKIN; the protein is encoded by the coding sequence ATGATGAACTACTTGAAAAAGTTGGTAATGGGATTGATTTGCCTGATTTTTGGACTCTCTGTTCATGCACAGCAGCATCCTTCTATCATGCTGACTAAAGCTAATATAACTGCATTAAGGAAAGGAATTTCAACCTATCCCCTGCTTGGCAAATCGTACAAGAAGATAAAATCAGCTGCAGACAAAGCTATTCAAGAGCCCGTTAATGTGCCTGTCCCTAAAGATGCAGGCGGAGGCGCTACCCACGAGCAACATAAAAAGAATTATCTCAATATCCTGAATTGCGGGATTGCTTACCAGCTGTCCGGAGATAAAAAATATGCAGCCTATGTAGAAGCGTTATTGTTAAAATATGCTTCAGAGTACCAGAAATGGCCGCTTCATCCTAAAAGGAAAGAAGGTCATCAAGGTGGCAGGATCTTCTGGCAGAGTCTGAATGATTTTGTATGGCAGGTTTATACCATACAAGGTTATGACCTGGTTTATGAGGCGATTGCACCAGCAAAACGTCAGCAAATAGAAACAGGTTTATTTATACCTGCAGTTAAATTCTTCACTGAAGATTGTGCAGAAACTTTTAATAAAATCCATAATCATGCTACCTGGGCTGTAGCTGCCACAGGGATGACTGGTTATGTGATCAACAAACCTGAATATGTAGCCATGGCGTTGAAAGGAACAGCTAAGGATGGTAAGGCAGGTTATCTTGCGCAGATCGACCAGTTGTTTTCTCCCGAGGGTTATTACACTGAGGGACCTTATTATCAACGTTATGCACTCCTTCCTTTTTTGATATTTGCAAAAACGATTAATAATTATCAGCCGGCACTAAAAATCTTTCAATACCGCAACCAACTACTGGCTAAGGCCATTGAAACTTCATTACAATTGACTTATACAGATGGTACATTTTTCCCATTTAATGATGCAGTAAAGGGAAAAACATATGAATCTGCCGAACTGGTTTACGGAGTTGATATTGCTTATGCAGATATTAAGCCGCAACCAGAACTGCTGGATATAGTTAATAAACAGGATCAGGTGATTATTTCTGATGCCGGGTTAAAAATTGCCGCTGATGTAGCCGCGGGAAAAACTAAACCATTTGTTTACAAGACGATGTTAATTACAGACGGTGCAACTGGTAAAGACGGTGGCATTGGGATCTTAAGAGCCGGAACAAATGAGGATCAGCAGGCTGTATTAATTAAAGCCACTTCGCAGGGAATGGGTCACGGGCATTTTGACAGGCTTAACTTATTGTATGATGATAACAATGTGGAAGTATTTCCTGACTATGGTTCTGCGCGTTTCATCAACATAGAATCTAAAAAAGGTGGTGATTACCTGCCTGAGAATAAGTCGTGGGCTAAACAAACTGTTGCACATAATACGCTGACAGTGGATGAAACCTCAAATTTTAAAGGAAATGCGGATCGTGCACAGCAAACAGCGGCTGAAATCCTTTATTTCAAAGACGATGGGAAACTAAAGGTAATCAGTGCGGCAGAAAACAATGCGTATCCAGGTGTAAAGATGACCAGAACTACTGCTTTATTAAAAGTAGAAGCACTTCAAAAATCTTTGATGATTGATGTGTTCAGAGTCGATGCCGATAAAGTCCATCAATATGACCTCCCTTTCTGGTATAAAGGGCACCTGACGGATTCTTCAGTACAGCTGAAGTCTTTTACGGATCAGCTTAAAGCTTTGGGCACGCAATACGGTTATCAGCATATCTGGTTAAATGCAGAGCAGACCGTCCCTAAACAGACAGGCTACCTGACGTTATTGAACAATAAACGTTTCTATACGATTAATTTTGCCACACAGTCACCTGTAAACCTGAAATTGCTGACGCTTGGTGCTAATGATCCGGATCAGAATTTATTGGAGAGCAAAGCTTTTATGTTTTCTTCAAAAGGCAGTAAAACACAAACGTTTTTTACAGTAACAGAAACACATGGCAGCACAAATACAGTGGACGAAACTACTTATGGCGCGTCAGGTAATGTAAGTGAGTTGAAAATCATAACTGCCGGGCCAGAACAGATTTCAGTTTCCTTTAAAGTGAAAGGAAAGCTATATCAGTACCAGATCAACTTTAAAAACAAAGAAAACCTTATAAAAATAAACTAA
- a CDS encoding FadR/GntR family transcriptional regulator produces MKSFIETIRSIELETPVDKIIGQLKQLITSGQLQPGDRLPAERILAEKFGVGRSYVREAILKLEFYGLLKTNPQSGTYVAGLSIKVLDSIITDIIKFNKEDFNALLEARYYLELDAVKLAAERRTEKDLESLKEALLDYEAKVNANQNAVEEDMIFHIRIAKASKNSVIESMILILIPDLIKSIVENKICGDNRGKLAIEEHRKILKAIEDQDIDAAENAVAAHLNDMFQLSKAGFAAQKIIQDNV; encoded by the coding sequence ATGAAATCATTTATAGAAACCATCAGGTCTATCGAACTTGAAACTCCTGTAGATAAAATAATCGGACAGCTTAAACAGCTGATTACCTCTGGACAACTGCAACCAGGTGACCGTTTACCTGCCGAAAGAATACTTGCTGAAAAGTTTGGTGTAGGCCGTAGTTATGTACGCGAAGCTATTCTGAAACTGGAGTTCTATGGATTGTTAAAAACAAATCCACAAAGCGGAACTTATGTGGCTGGCCTCAGTATTAAAGTACTGGATAGTATTATCACCGATATCATCAAATTCAATAAAGAAGATTTTAATGCATTGCTTGAAGCCAGATATTACCTGGAGCTGGATGCGGTTAAACTAGCTGCTGAAAGAAGAACGGAAAAAGATCTGGAAAGCTTAAAAGAAGCCTTACTGGATTATGAAGCGAAAGTTAATGCCAATCAGAATGCAGTAGAAGAAGACATGATTTTCCATATCCGGATTGCAAAGGCCTCTAAAAACTCAGTCATTGAATCTATGATCCTGATTTTGATACCCGATCTGATTAAAAGTATTGTAGAGAATAAAATCTGTGGAGATAACAGAGGTAAACTGGCGATTGAAGAACATAGAAAAATCTTAAAAGCAATTGAAGATCAGGATATCGATGCCGCAGAAAATGCAGTAGCAGCACATTTGAATGACATGTTCCAGTTAAGCAAAGCTGGGTTTGCCGCACAAAAAATCATACAGGACAATGTTTAA
- a CDS encoding MFS transporter encodes MKIKGLRWYIIALISLATVINYIDRSAINIMWPYIYKEFGIAAADNKNALALITTFFMIAYALGQTFTGKLMDAVGTRLGMTISIIGWSVSIALHSFAKSLLSFNIFRFMLGFSEAGNWPGATKSNAEWFPVKERAIAQGIFGAGASLGSVISAPAIAFLYIVFGWKMTFVFIAGLGLIWVIPWLIINKATPDKHPWLTEKERNYILDVDTEAQTQVDETPVLSWRELLKFRNTWGIIMARFFIDPVWWLFVTWLPTFLKEQFLFDIKQIGAFTWLPYLFAAIGSLLGGYHSSWQVKKGINAVKARKNSVAVGCVFMLLSLVAIVCKLDDLKAEPGLAMVLIGLTLFGFQFLIGNLQTLPSDYFNGKNVGTVAGMGGTAAVVGTLLTTWLVPVMTKTSYVSFFVLAAVLVPITWICIKYITSKRSIHS; translated from the coding sequence ATGAAGATAAAAGGACTAAGGTGGTACATTATCGCATTGATTTCACTGGCAACAGTGATCAATTACATCGACAGAAGTGCCATCAATATTATGTGGCCTTATATTTACAAAGAATTCGGTATTGCGGCGGCAGACAATAAAAATGCACTGGCCCTGATTACGACATTCTTCATGATTGCATACGCATTAGGGCAGACATTTACCGGGAAATTGATGGATGCGGTGGGTACAAGACTGGGCATGACCATCTCCATTATTGGGTGGAGTGTTTCCATAGCTTTGCATTCATTCGCTAAATCCTTATTGTCGTTCAATATCTTTCGCTTTATGCTGGGCTTTTCAGAAGCGGGGAACTGGCCTGGTGCCACAAAAAGTAATGCAGAATGGTTTCCGGTCAAAGAGAGAGCTATAGCACAGGGGATTTTTGGTGCAGGTGCGTCTTTAGGTTCAGTCATATCGGCTCCTGCTATTGCTTTTCTATATATCGTATTTGGCTGGAAAATGACTTTTGTATTCATTGCAGGATTAGGATTGATCTGGGTAATTCCATGGTTAATTATCAATAAAGCGACCCCGGATAAACATCCATGGCTCACGGAAAAGGAAAGAAACTACATTCTGGACGTGGATACTGAAGCGCAAACTCAGGTCGATGAAACTCCGGTATTGAGCTGGAGAGAATTGTTAAAGTTTAGAAATACATGGGGCATTATCATGGCCAGGTTCTTTATTGACCCTGTATGGTGGTTATTTGTAACCTGGCTGCCTACCTTTTTAAAGGAACAGTTCCTTTTTGATATCAAACAAATTGGTGCTTTTACCTGGCTCCCCTATTTATTTGCTGCTATCGGCAGTTTACTTGGAGGATATCATTCTTCCTGGCAGGTAAAAAAAGGTATAAATGCAGTAAAAGCAAGAAAAAATTCAGTAGCTGTAGGTTGTGTTTTCATGCTGCTGTCTTTAGTCGCTATTGTCTGTAAATTGGATGACCTGAAAGCAGAACCGGGTTTAGCAATGGTACTGATCGGTTTAACACTGTTTGGTTTCCAGTTCCTGATTGGAAACCTGCAAACTTTACCAAGTGATTATTTCAATGGTAAAAACGTGGGAACAGTAGCAGGAATGGGCGGTACAGCAGCTGTAGTGGGCACACTTTTAACCACCTGGTTAGTTCCTGTAATGACCAAAACAAGTTATGTCTCCTTTTTCGTACTGGCAGCAGTACTGGTACCGATTACCTGGATCTGCATCAAATATATTACCTCAAAAAGAAGCATTCATTCCTAA
- a CDS encoding SDR family NAD(P)-dependent oxidoreductase, translating into MRLKNKVAVVTGGSRDIGRAVSCQLAREGAKVVINYLDNLANAEETLKLIQSEGGEGIIVKGDVTKSAEVAALIEQARAAFGEEIHILVNVAGGMVARKPTPELEEDFWDAVMDLNLKSVYLVSKATIPFMGSGASIINLSSLAGRDGGGPGASAYATAKGGVMTYTRALAKELGPKNIRVNAVLPGMIATAFHDTFTKPEVRTNVASSTLLKREGKATEVADLVVYLASDQSSYLTGTNIDINGGLNFS; encoded by the coding sequence ATGAGATTAAAAAACAAAGTAGCCGTAGTTACCGGTGGTTCAAGAGACATTGGCAGAGCGGTTTCCTGCCAGCTTGCCCGTGAAGGTGCGAAAGTAGTCATCAATTATTTAGATAATCTGGCGAATGCCGAAGAAACGTTAAAACTGATTCAATCAGAAGGCGGAGAAGGAATTATTGTCAAAGGTGATGTGACCAAATCTGCCGAAGTTGCTGCTTTAATTGAACAGGCCAGAGCAGCTTTCGGAGAAGAAATCCATATCCTGGTCAATGTGGCTGGCGGAATGGTCGCCAGAAAACCAACCCCCGAACTGGAAGAGGATTTTTGGGATGCAGTGATGGACTTAAATTTAAAAAGTGTATACCTTGTTAGTAAAGCAACTATCCCTTTTATGGGCTCTGGCGCATCTATCATTAACCTTTCTTCCTTAGCTGGCAGAGACGGCGGCGGTCCGGGTGCAAGTGCTTATGCCACAGCTAAAGGTGGAGTGATGACTTATACACGCGCCCTGGCTAAAGAGCTGGGCCCGAAAAATATAAGAGTAAATGCAGTTTTACCCGGAATGATCGCTACTGCTTTTCACGATACTTTCACTAAGCCCGAAGTGCGGACTAATGTAGCCAGCTCAACCCTGTTGAAAAGAGAAGGAAAGGCTACAGAAGTAGCTGATCTGGTCGTTTATTTAGCTTCTGATCAATCCAGTTATCTGACGGGTACCAATATTGACATTAACGGTGGCTTGAATTTCTCCTGA
- a CDS encoding cupin domain-containing protein — protein sequence MLQSNLFQIEEETPWQDLGNGVKRQVFGYNDQLMLVKAKFEAEAIGQLHQHHHSQVTYVDSGVFEMSIGAEKKILKKGDGFYAPPHEMHGCVCLEAGVLIDVFSPHREDFL from the coding sequence ATGTTACAAAGCAATTTATTTCAAATAGAAGAAGAAACGCCTTGGCAGGATCTCGGAAACGGAGTTAAAAGACAGGTATTTGGTTATAATGATCAGCTCATGCTGGTTAAAGCAAAATTTGAAGCAGAAGCAATCGGGCAATTACATCAGCATCACCATTCGCAGGTGACTTATGTAGATAGCGGAGTCTTTGAAATGAGTATTGGCGCGGAGAAAAAGATCCTTAAAAAAGGGGACGGATTTTATGCACCTCCGCACGAAATGCATGGCTGTGTTTGTTTGGAAGCGGGCGTATTAATAGATGTATTCTCTCCGCACCGTGAAGATTTTTTATAG
- a CDS encoding TonB-dependent receptor, whose protein sequence is MKPLLLTTFLFLFYGFPNTLHAQQTVKINGTVMDGKQTLPAATVLLYTAKDSSLVTTAMTDQNGKFNFTAAPSQYYIVSSSIGYNKVKTALFQLSGPAALQIPVITLKENSKNLDEVSITAAKPVLERKADKLIFNVDATPSAAGLTALEVLKKAPGVNVDYNENISLSGKSNVLVTIDGKQTYLSSTEVVNLLKSMQSNQIESIEIINNPGSRYDANSTGGIINIKTKKSQTEGFNGSLALGTGFNKYLLPNGSLNLNYRKKSFNVFGSYGYNRNKSLQTLKIDRITPGTNPLSFSQRNKDTSVYSSQNFKIGTDFFLSTKHAIGFLVKGNISDHNQQSLSAVNIGKSFAATDSILTTPSYNSSNRKNFSYNINYKGVLDTAGQEITVDADYSTFDGTNNENYTNRFYLPNGSFFKDGQIYRNFAPSNIDIKAIKADYTLPINKMFKLEAGAKIAGVKSDNNYIYENDVKGSWTFDDTKSNRFLYDEKVSAAYATLYVTLGKTSFSGGLRAENTNSTGNSITTNQLTHRKYTDLFPSLSVSQNINTDNSLNFSYSRKINRPNYQNLNPFIFFLDQYTYNQGNPNLKPEYSNNLEASYLFKQKYSLALNYSRTKDVITQVLLQNEVKKSIYQTILNLASENVVSLTLNFPVQVTKWWDMNNNVLGYFKQIKAPDLNGADLNSKQFSGNFYAQNNFTLSKLFSADAGLMFSTPQIEGAFKIKSMYNADAGLRYSFPNKTGNLKLGVSDIFHSQKARIFSTLPGNVYNLEQYGTTTSVRLTFTYRFGKMTVKSARNRSTGLDDEQKRLGGK, encoded by the coding sequence ATGAAACCACTTTTACTAACCACATTCCTATTTTTATTTTACGGCTTCCCTAATACCTTACATGCCCAGCAAACTGTGAAGATCAACGGTACAGTAATGGACGGAAAACAAACACTGCCAGCTGCAACAGTTTTATTGTACACAGCAAAAGATTCGTCCCTGGTTACCACTGCCATGACTGACCAGAATGGAAAATTTAATTTTACAGCCGCTCCCAGTCAATATTATATTGTGTCCTCTTCCATAGGTTATAACAAAGTTAAAACTGCTCTTTTTCAATTAAGCGGCCCTGCAGCTTTGCAAATCCCGGTGATTACGCTAAAGGAGAATTCAAAAAACCTGGACGAAGTCAGCATTACAGCTGCTAAACCGGTTTTAGAACGTAAAGCAGACAAACTAATTTTTAACGTAGATGCTACACCATCAGCGGCTGGTCTAACAGCGCTCGAAGTTTTGAAAAAAGCTCCGGGAGTGAATGTAGATTACAATGAGAACATTTCTCTTTCCGGAAAAAGCAATGTACTAGTTACTATTGACGGTAAACAAACTTATCTGAGTTCAACCGAAGTTGTAAACTTGCTGAAATCAATGCAAAGCAATCAGATAGAGAGTATCGAAATTATTAATAATCCAGGTTCCAGATACGATGCCAACAGCACAGGAGGAATTATCAATATCAAAACAAAGAAAAGTCAGACAGAAGGTTTTAATGGAAGTTTAGCGTTAGGTACCGGATTCAACAAATACCTGCTTCCCAATGGCTCTTTAAACTTGAATTACCGTAAAAAGAGCTTTAATGTTTTTGGCTCTTATGGTTATAACAGAAATAAATCTCTTCAGACGCTTAAAATTGACCGTATAACTCCCGGTACAAATCCTTTGTCTTTTAGTCAGCGAAACAAAGATACTTCTGTTTACTCTTCACAAAATTTCAAAATCGGAACCGACTTCTTTTTATCGACAAAACATGCAATTGGATTTTTGGTTAAAGGAAATATCAGTGACCATAACCAGCAGAGTTTAAGTGCTGTGAATATCGGCAAATCATTTGCTGCAACAGATTCAATTTTAACAACACCAAGTTATAATTCATCTAACCGCAAGAACTTCTCTTATAATATCAACTATAAAGGAGTATTGGATACAGCAGGACAGGAAATAACTGTAGATGCGGATTATTCCACCTTTGATGGGACTAACAATGAAAACTATACGAATCGTTTTTACCTGCCAAATGGCAGCTTCTTTAAGGATGGACAGATTTATAGAAATTTTGCGCCTTCAAATATTGACATTAAAGCTATTAAGGCAGATTATACCCTGCCTATAAATAAAATGTTCAAACTGGAAGCCGGTGCTAAAATTGCGGGTGTAAAGAGCGACAACAATTATATTTATGAAAATGACGTGAAAGGAAGCTGGACTTTTGATGATACAAAAAGTAACCGGTTCTTATATGACGAGAAGGTTAGTGCGGCTTATGCAACTTTATATGTGACGCTTGGAAAAACATCTTTTTCTGGAGGATTACGTGCTGAAAATACCAATTCTACGGGAAACTCGATTACTACTAACCAATTAACCCATAGAAAATATACAGATTTGTTTCCCTCTCTGTCAGTAAGTCAGAACATAAATACAGATAACTCTTTAAATTTCTCTTACTCCAGGAAAATAAACAGACCAAATTATCAGAATCTGAATCCTTTTATATTTTTCCTGGATCAGTACACTTATAATCAGGGTAATCCCAATCTAAAACCTGAGTATTCCAATAATCTGGAAGCCAGCTATCTGTTCAAACAGAAATATAGTCTTGCTTTAAATTATAGTCGCACTAAAGATGTAATTACACAGGTATTGTTACAAAATGAAGTTAAAAAATCAATATATCAGACGATTTTAAACCTTGCTTCAGAAAATGTAGTTTCTTTAACGCTGAATTTCCCGGTACAGGTTACTAAATGGTGGGATATGAATAATAATGTGCTGGGATATTTTAAACAGATTAAAGCACCTGACTTAAACGGAGCTGATTTGAATTCTAAGCAATTCAGTGGTAATTTCTATGCACAAAACAACTTCACATTGAGCAAGCTTTTCAGTGCAGATGCAGGATTAATGTTTAGTACACCGCAAATTGAAGGTGCTTTTAAAATTAAAAGTATGTACAATGCAGATGCAGGATTACGTTATAGCTTTCCAAATAAAACAGGGAATCTGAAATTAGGGGTAAGTGATATCTTTCATTCACAAAAAGCAAGAATATTCAGCACATTACCAGGAAATGTATACAACCTGGAACAATATGGAACTACTACAAGTGTAAGGTTAACTTTCACATACCGCTTTGGAAAGATGACTGTAAAATCTGCAAGAAACAGGTCAACTGGTCTTGATGACGAACAAAAGAGGCTTGGTGGAAAATAA